ACTCGAGGACATGTTGCGAGCTTATGTAATGGATTGGGGTGGAGGCTGAGAAAAGTACGTAAATTTGGTGGAATTCACGTACAACAATAGCTACCAAGCTAGTATTGGATTGTCGCCTTATCAAGCATTGTATGGCCGGGCATGTCGAACGCCGTTGTTCTGGATGCCGGTTGCGGAATGGACGTTATTTGGACCTGAGATTCTGGACCAGACGGCTGAAAACTTGAAGTTCTTAAAAATTAAGCTGAAGGAAGCCCAAGATCGACAGAAAATTTATGGGGACAAACGTCGGAAGGAGCTAGAGTTTGAAGTGGGCTATCTAGTGTATCTTAAAGCGATGAACTATAAGGGAAAAGGGCGAATCACCAAGAGGAAAAAGTTGAGCCCAATGTACAATGGTCCATACAAGGTGATTGAACAAGTAGGTACGGGTGCGTACAAAATGGACTTACCACCAAAGTTAGAAGCCtttcataaggttttccatgtatCACAACTACGGAAATGCCTAAGTGAAGAGGACGAAGTGGTGGAGGATGTGCCACCTGAATTGCGAGAAAACCTGATTGTGAAAGCAACGCCTATTCGAATCATTGATCGAATGGTAAAGGGATTGCGCAGGAAAAATATTAACATGGTGAAAATCTTGTGGAGTTGCGGTGAACGCGACGAAGCTACTTGGGAGacccaaaataaaatgaaggcTAATTATCCTAAGTGGTTTAAGGAGATGGGAGAATATCAACTTGAGCCGGATTCTGGGACAAATCCCTTTCAAGGAGGGGAtacttgtaacgcccgcgatcctgaataggatcgtaggcCGTGGCTTGGTCCGAGATGGTGGGGAGATCACGGACAAGTCGGGAAGGAACTACTCGTTAGCTCGGTCAATGAGGGGAAACAAGCAAAGTATAGGATAAAGATTGGTTaagctctcggccagctgcggacagctctcGTCCAGCTACGGACAGCTTTTGGCCAGTTGCGGATAGCTCTTGGACAGCTGtggacagctctcggccagctgcggacagctctcggccagctgcggaTAGCTCTAGTCCAGCTGCGGACACCTTGACCAGTTGCCGGCTAGCTAaggtcagctcgaccagctgccaaggACCTCAACCCAGCTCCGCTAGATGGACGGTG
The sequence above is drawn from the Camelina sativa cultivar DH55 chromosome 4, Cs, whole genome shotgun sequence genome and encodes:
- the LOC104783406 gene encoding uncharacterized protein LOC104783406, which codes for MPVAEWTLFGPEILDQTAENLKFLKIKLKEAQDRQKIYGDKRRKELEFEVGYLVYLKAMNYKGKGRITKRKKLSPMYNGPYKVIEQVGTGAYKMDLPPKLEAFHKVFHVSQLRKCLSEEDEVVEDVPPELRENLIVKATPIRIIDRMVKGLRRKNINMVKILWSCGERDEATWETQNKMKANYPKWFKEMGEYQLEPDSGTNPFQGGDTCNARDPE